One Hevea brasiliensis isolate MT/VB/25A 57/8 chromosome 5, ASM3005281v1, whole genome shotgun sequence genomic region harbors:
- the LOC110653483 gene encoding probable pectinesterase/pectinesterase inhibitor 17: MATKLGFSVLVISLFSLYSSTLSSSVASDDLDWWCNKTPYPEPCKYFMKQNPNHFHPKHNSEFRKLAIDLAIQRALTAQSHNKWLGSKCRNEKEKAAWADCLNLYENTITQLNHTIDPNRKCTDYDVQTWLSTALTNLETCRAGFVELGVSDFMLPLMSNNVSKLICNTLALSNGSSAALPQTYQDGFPSWVTAGDRKLLQSSSPAVNLVVAQDGSGNYRTIKQALDEAAKRSGSGRFVIHIKSGIYRENLEIGNKMKNIMLVGDGLRNTIITGSRSVRGGSTTFNSATVAVTGEGFIARGITFRNTAGPENHQAVALRSGSDLSVFYRCGFEGYQDTLYAHSQRQFYKECYIYGTVDFIFGNAAVAFQNCMIYARRPMDKQKNTITAQGRTDPNQNTGISIHNSRVMAASDLKPVLSSFKTYLGRPWKKYSRTVFLQTYLDSLVDPAGWLEWDGDFALSTLYYGEYKNMGPAASTSGRVKWRGYRVITSATEASKFTAANFIAGRSWLPATGVPFTSGL, encoded by the exons ATGGCGACAAAGCTAGGCTTCTCTGTGTTAGTCATTTCTCTTTTCTCATTATACTCATCAACACTTTCATCATCTGTTGCCTCTGATGACTTAGATTGGTGGTGCAACAAAACCCCATATCCTGAACCTTGCAAATATTTCATGAAGCAAAACCCAAACCATTTTCATCCAAAGCATAATTCTGAGTTTCGTAAGTTGGCAATTGACTTAGCCATCCAACGAGCTCTCACTGCTCAGTCACATAACAAATGGCTAGGCTCAAAGTGTCGCAATGAGAAAGAGAAGGCTGCATGGGCTGACTGCTTAAACCTCTATGAGAACACCATTACGCAACTCAACCATACCATTGACCCCAACAGAAAATGCACCGATTACGATGTCCAGACTTGGCTCAGCACTGCTTTAACCAATCTTGAAACTTGTCGAGCTGGGTTCGTTGAGCTTGGAGTTTCAGATTTCATGTTGCCGCTCATGTCCAACAATGTTTCTAAGCTAATATGCAACACTTTGGCTCTAAGCAATGGTTCATCGGCGGCTTTACCACAAACATATCAAGATGGTTTTCCTAGCTGGGTCACAGCAGGTGATAGAAAGCTCTTGCAGTCATCATCACCGGCTGTGAATCTTGTGGTGGCTCAAGATGGTTCAGGGAATTACCGGACTATAAAGCAGGCCCTTGATGAAGCAGCAAAGAGGAGTGGAAGTGGGAGATTTGTGATACATATTAAGAGTGGGATTTACAGAGAGAATCTGGAGATTGGTAACAAAATGAAGAATATTATGTTGGTCGGAGATGGGTTGAGAAATACTATTATCACCGGTAGCCGGAGTGTTCGAGGAGGTTCTACTACTTTCAACTCTGCAACTGTTG CGGTGACCGGAGAAGGATTCATTGCACGAGGCATAACATTCCGCAACACGGCCGGCCCTGAAAACCACCAAGCAGTGGCTCTCCGATCAGGCTCTGATCTCTCAGTCTTCTACCGCTGTGGTTTTGAAGGATACCAAGACACCTTATACGCCCACTCCCAAAGACAATTCTACAAAGAATGTTACATTTATGGCACAGTAGATTTCATATTTGGCAATGCAGCTGTAGCATTTCAAAACTGCATGATATATGCAAGACGACCTATGGACAAGCAAAAGAACACGATCACTGCACAAGGGAGAACTGATCCTAATCAAAATACTGGAATTTCAATCCACAATTCTCGAGTCATGGCTGCTTCAGACCTTAAACCAGTGCTTAGCTCATTCAAGACTTACTTGGGGAGACCATGGAAGAAGTattcaagaactgtttttctcCAAACTTACCTTGATTCTTTGGTGGATCCTGCAGGCTGGCTTGAATGGGATGGTGATTTTGCCCTAAGTACTCTGTATTATGGTGAGTATAAGAATATGGGTCCTGCAGCTTCAACCAGTGGGAGAGTTAAGTGGCGTGGTTATAGGGTTATAACTAGCGCAACTGAAGCATCCAAGTTCACGGCGGCTAACTTCATTGCTGGCCGTTCATGGTTGCCGGCCACTGGCGTTCCTTTCACTTCGGGTCTTTGA